In a single window of the Anguilla rostrata isolate EN2019 chromosome 4, ASM1855537v3, whole genome shotgun sequence genome:
- the LOC135253813 gene encoding cytochrome c oxidase assembly factor 7, which translates to MAGLINFEDEKEVKQFLDNLGVEYSYQCHKEKDPEGCQRLADYLEGVKRNFEAAAQVLKHNCEVNGHGESCYKLGAYHITGKGGVTECLKKAYSCFMKSCESGGKKSVDACHNVGLLAHDGRAMDGGPDVSVAQKYYDKACAGGFAPSCFNLSALYIKGAPGLDKDMTLALKFALEACQLGHVWGCANASRMYRLGEGTARDDKKAEELKNRARQLHSQQKERQLSFGE; encoded by the exons ATGGCTGGATTAATCAATTTTGAAGACGAGAAAGAGGTGAAGCAGTTTTTGGATAACCTCGGGGTGGAGTATAGTTATCAATGTCACAAAGAGAAAGATCCGGAAG GATGCCAGAGGCTTGCGGATTACTTGGAAGGGGTAAAAAGAAATTTTGAGGCGGCAGCTCAGGTTCTGAAACACAACTGTGAGGTGAACGGCCACGGCGAGAGTTGCTACAAACTTGGAGCGTACCATATCACCGGAAAGG GTGGCGTAACTGAGTGTCTGAAGAAGGCCTACTCCTGCTTTATGAAATCCTGTGAATCGGGGGGTAAGAAATCGGTGGATGCTTGTCATAACGTGGGCCTCCTTGCACATGACGGACGGGCAATGGATGGGGGCCCTGACGTCAGTGTGGCCCAGAAGTACTATGACAAGGCGTGTGCAGGGGGGTTTGCTCCCAGCTGTTTTAATCTGAGTGCACTGTACATAAAGGGTGCTCCTGGACTCGACAAAGACATGACGCTTGCTTTAAAGTTCGCGCTGGAGGCCTGCCAGCTCGGACATGTGTGGGGCTGCGCAAATGCCAGTCGAATGTATAGGCTTGGTGAGGGGACTGCACGGGACGACAAGAAAGCAGAAGAACTGAAGAACCGTGCCAGACAATTGCACAGTCAACAGAAGGAGCGCCAGTTGTCATTTGGGGAATGA